From a region of the Haematobia irritans isolate KBUSLIRL chromosome 4, ASM5000362v1, whole genome shotgun sequence genome:
- the LOC142233525 gene encoding small ribosomal subunit protein uS17-like, translated as MADQQTEKAFQKQFGINLNRKVKPGIAKKKVLRRHRDIGLGFKTPRETIDGNYIDKKCPFTGNVRIRGRILTGAVRKTKMQRTIVIRRDYLHFVRKYSRFGKLQRNMSVHCSPCLRDVEISDIVTIGECRPLSKAVRFNVLKVSKGQGSKINFKKF; from the coding sequence ATGGCTGATCAGCAAACAGAGAAAGCCTTCCAAAAACAATTCGGCATTAACCTAAACAGAAAGGTTAAGCCAGGCATTGCCAAAAAGAAGGTCTTACGTCGCCACCGTGATATCGGTTTGGGTTTCAAAACTCCTCGTGAGACCATTGATGGTAACTACATTGACAAGAAATGCCCCTTCACCGGTAATGTAAGAATTCGTGGCCGTATCTTAACTGGTGCCGTACGTAAAACCAAAATGCAACGTACTATTGTTATCCGTCGTGATTACTTACACTTTGTACGCAAATACAGCCGTTTTGGAAAACTTCAAAGAAACATGAGCGTACATTGTTCCCCCTGCCTTAGAGATGTTGAAATCAGCGATATTGTTACCATTGGTGAATGCCGTCCCTTGTCCAAGGCTGTTCGTTTCAACGTATTGAAGGTCAGCAAGGGTCAAGGTTCCAAGATAAACTTCAAGAAgttctaa